The Arcanobacterium pinnipediorum genome includes a region encoding these proteins:
- a CDS encoding virulence RhuM family protein yields the protein MSENRDVESADARQMLIYQNPDSSTDIEVRLEGETVWLTQAQMAELFQSSRTNIVEHIRNIYDEAELDEQATCRNFRQVRIEGTREVTRSIPHYNLDMIISLGYRVKSKTATQFRRWATERLKEYLVKGFTLDDQRLKNLGGGSYWRELLERIRDIRSSEKVMYRQVLDLYATSVDYDPRSAESVAFFKMVQNKLHYATHGHTAAEVIYERADTTQPFMGLTTFKGDLPVLAEVKIAKNYLTEDELQILNRLVSGYFDFAEVQAMSHNPMHMADYVEHLDKILAATGKPVLSGAGKVSHQQAVDKAISEYRKFQTQTLTTVEEDYLKAIKSIETEAKEADKQVNP from the coding sequence ATGAGCGAGAATCGTGACGTTGAAAGTGCCGATGCCAGGCAGATGTTGATCTACCAGAATCCGGATAGTTCCACCGATATTGAGGTGCGTCTTGAAGGTGAGACGGTGTGGTTGACCCAAGCGCAGATGGCCGAGCTGTTCCAATCTTCTCGAACAAACATTGTTGAACACATCCGCAATATCTATGACGAGGCAGAGCTAGACGAGCAGGCAACCTGTCGGAATTTCCGACAGGTTCGAATCGAAGGTACCCGTGAGGTCACCCGCTCGATTCCGCACTACAACCTCGACATGATTATTTCGTTGGGATATCGGGTGAAGTCGAAGACTGCGACCCAGTTCCGCAGGTGGGCTACCGAACGGCTCAAAGAGTATCTAGTTAAGGGTTTTACGCTTGATGATCAGCGGTTGAAGAACCTTGGTGGGGGTTCATATTGGCGTGAACTACTGGAGCGTATCCGTGATATCCGCTCATCTGAGAAGGTGATGTATCGGCAGGTGTTGGACTTGTATGCCACGAGTGTGGATTATGATCCGCGAAGTGCTGAGTCGGTCGCGTTTTTCAAGATGGTGCAAAACAAGCTCCACTACGCCACCCACGGCCACACCGCCGCCGAGGTGATCTACGAGCGTGCTGACACTACCCAGCCGTTCATGGGGCTGACCACGTTCAAGGGTGACTTGCCAGTGCTGGCTGAGGTGAAGATTGCGAAGAACTACCTCACTGAAGATGAACTACAGATTTTGAACCGGTTAGTGTCTGGTTATTTTGATTTCGCTGAAGTCCAGGCAATGAGCCACAACCCTATGCACATGGCCGACTACGTCGAACACCTCGACAAGATTCTAGCGGCAACCGGCAAACCCGTACTTTCGGGTGCAGGGAAGGTTAGCCACCAGCAAGCGGTGGATAAAGCGATCAGCGAGTATCGCAAGTTCCAAACCCAAACCTTAACTACGGTCGAAGAAGATTACCTCAAAGCGATTAAAAGCATCGAGACTGAAGCAAAAGAAGCAGACAAGCAGGTGAACCCGTGA
- a CDS encoding N-6 DNA methylase, giving the protein MDVDDERIHYPVEQGMRVARQTTTDFSHNESFVVLECVDRLLEKGYRPEDIELEKKWSLGHRLTGGEDSGFADICVYSRRQTPEEVRTVLFIIECKTFGREFDIELKNMMQDGGQLFSYWQQERASQYLVLYASDIVDDTIRYRTETVVCQDDPNILKLAEKDTDETIRLYKQARSVTDLFEAWSETYEKRLVGDVIFRDDSSAYDPDVKPLRKRDLRDFSENDKVVNRFEEILRHNNVSDKENAFNRLIALFICKLVDEMQKGDDDEVEFQYKVGTDTYESLQDRLQRLHKEGMERFMREKIFYVPDDYAETVVQQYAGKRRENLIKELRDTLRVLKFFTNNDFAFKDVHNEELFYQNGKIVVEMVQLFEHYRIIGSSDIQTLGDLFEQLLNKGFKQNEGQFFTPVPITRFIWDALPIQKVIATDKGIDYPKVIDYACGAGHFLTQGVEAVNSAVHELQPEADTSRSWVATKIYGVEKDYRLARVSKISLFMHGASDANIIFGDGLENYPDKGIEAHTFDVLVANPPYAVKAFKSHMKLKNNDFQIIERISNDGSEIETLFVERIAQLLKPSGVAAVILPSSILSNDSTTYTAAREQLLQNFYIRAIAGFGSKTFGATGTNTVILFLERIEEPPVRFKLVADSAEAIRSGAPLDEWEDQDIYDAYLSQIEISTDEYQLFIAETEPYQHFRDTNYLKNYVTAFENQTHVKAKKKQKTFQRLTTQEQQRWLDREFYKYVKDAEFTKIQYFAMVYQQTVLVITAPTDNGAQKEFLGYDWSNRKGNEGISITKPGGMLYNPDNRFDNNTLAGLVRGTFDSTQRVLETHKDYYQYIPLKDMIDFSRVSFNQAMNLSVSSKTSIDSKYPLFPLGEKVEVKIGGTPARAIDEYFHGSNLWVSISEMNGQVITDTKEKITDEAVQNSNVKLIPKGTTLLSFKLSIGKTAIAGEDLYTNEAIAALIPKTPEILDSYLFALFSSGMIDLQNTGNKAFGKSLNSAYLRSEVSIPVPPKDIQETIVHAFQIIDEEYQNTRMTIEDYRAKIEKLFADLEVIRGGKP; this is encoded by the coding sequence GTGGATGTGGACGATGAGAGGATTCATTACCCTGTCGAGCAGGGTATGCGTGTTGCGCGTCAAACGACCACTGATTTTTCGCATAACGAGAGTTTTGTTGTGCTTGAGTGTGTTGACCGGCTACTCGAAAAGGGCTATCGGCCTGAGGATATCGAGTTGGAAAAGAAGTGGTCACTTGGTCACCGTCTAACTGGTGGTGAGGATAGTGGTTTCGCCGACATCTGTGTCTATTCGCGAAGACAAACCCCGGAAGAGGTTAGAACGGTCTTATTCATTATCGAGTGTAAGACTTTCGGACGCGAGTTCGATATTGAACTGAAAAACATGATGCAAGATGGAGGTCAGCTTTTCAGTTACTGGCAGCAAGAACGCGCAAGCCAATACCTAGTGCTCTACGCATCCGATATCGTCGATGACACGATTAGGTACCGCACTGAAACCGTTGTATGCCAAGACGATCCTAATATTCTCAAACTCGCCGAAAAAGATACCGACGAAACCATTCGGCTCTACAAACAAGCTCGTTCAGTTACCGACTTGTTTGAAGCATGGAGCGAAACCTACGAAAAACGCCTCGTCGGTGATGTGATTTTCCGTGATGACTCCAGTGCTTACGATCCCGATGTTAAACCACTACGCAAACGTGACCTGCGTGATTTCAGCGAGAACGACAAGGTCGTGAACCGCTTCGAAGAAATTTTGCGCCACAACAACGTCTCAGACAAAGAGAACGCGTTCAACCGTCTCATCGCTCTGTTCATCTGCAAACTCGTTGATGAAATGCAAAAAGGTGACGATGACGAGGTCGAGTTCCAATACAAGGTCGGAACTGATACCTATGAGTCTCTCCAAGACCGTCTCCAACGCCTCCATAAAGAAGGCATGGAACGGTTCATGCGCGAAAAGATCTTCTACGTCCCTGACGATTACGCCGAAACAGTCGTGCAACAGTACGCAGGCAAACGCCGCGAGAACCTGATTAAAGAACTACGCGACACGTTACGTGTACTGAAGTTCTTCACCAACAACGATTTCGCCTTCAAAGACGTACACAACGAAGAACTATTCTACCAAAACGGCAAAATCGTTGTCGAAATGGTGCAACTTTTTGAGCACTACCGCATCATCGGCTCATCCGATATCCAAACGCTCGGCGACTTGTTCGAACAACTCCTGAACAAAGGCTTCAAACAAAACGAAGGGCAATTCTTCACCCCCGTGCCGATCACACGGTTCATCTGGGATGCTCTCCCAATCCAAAAAGTGATAGCCACAGATAAAGGCATTGACTATCCCAAAGTGATCGACTATGCCTGCGGTGCTGGCCATTTCCTTACCCAAGGTGTCGAAGCTGTTAACTCTGCTGTCCACGAACTCCAACCCGAAGCAGACACCTCACGCTCGTGGGTGGCAACGAAGATCTACGGTGTAGAAAAGGATTACCGGCTTGCCCGCGTGTCGAAAATTTCACTGTTCATGCATGGAGCTAGTGATGCCAACATCATCTTCGGTGACGGGTTAGAAAACTATCCCGACAAAGGCATCGAAGCGCACACTTTTGACGTGCTCGTGGCGAACCCGCCCTACGCGGTCAAAGCGTTCAAGAGCCACATGAAACTGAAGAACAATGATTTTCAGATTATCGAGCGCATCAGCAACGATGGCTCCGAAATTGAAACCCTGTTCGTTGAGCGTATCGCCCAGCTCCTCAAACCCTCAGGTGTCGCGGCAGTCATTTTGCCTTCGTCCATATTGAGCAACGATTCCACAACCTACACAGCCGCCCGCGAGCAACTCTTGCAAAACTTCTACATCCGCGCCATCGCAGGTTTCGGAAGCAAAACCTTCGGAGCAACCGGAACGAACACTGTCATCCTTTTCCTTGAACGGATCGAAGAACCACCAGTGAGGTTCAAGCTCGTCGCTGACAGTGCTGAAGCAATCCGTTCTGGTGCGCCGCTAGACGAGTGGGAAGATCAAGACATCTACGACGCCTACCTGAGCCAGATCGAGATCTCAACCGACGAATACCAACTGTTTATCGCCGAGACGGAACCGTACCAACATTTCCGTGACACGAACTATCTCAAGAACTACGTCACCGCTTTTGAAAACCAAACACACGTCAAGGCCAAGAAAAAGCAGAAAACCTTCCAACGCCTCACCACTCAAGAACAACAACGCTGGCTCGACCGGGAGTTCTACAAGTACGTTAAAGACGCAGAATTCACCAAGATTCAATACTTCGCGATGGTCTACCAGCAAACCGTCCTAGTAATCACCGCACCAACAGACAACGGTGCGCAAAAAGAATTCCTCGGCTACGACTGGAGCAACCGCAAAGGAAACGAAGGAATCAGCATCACCAAACCAGGCGGCATGCTCTACAACCCCGACAACCGATTCGACAATAACACCCTAGCCGGACTCGTGCGCGGCACCTTCGATTCAACCCAACGCGTCCTTGAAACCCATAAAGACTACTACCAGTACATCCCGCTCAAAGACATGATCGACTTCAGCAGGGTGTCTTTCAATCAGGCAATGAATTTGTCAGTTTCGTCGAAAACTAGCATCGACAGCAAGTACCCGCTCTTTCCTCTTGGGGAGAAGGTTGAAGTGAAAATTGGTGGAACGCCTGCACGAGCAATTGACGAATATTTTCACGGCTCGAATCTCTGGGTGTCCATTAGCGAAATGAATGGTCAGGTAATCACTGACACAAAAGAAAAGATTACAGATGAGGCAGTTCAGAACTCGAACGTAAAATTGATTCCCAAGGGGACGACCTTACTTAGTTTTAAACTCAGCATCGGAAAAACGGCGATAGCGGGCGAAGACCTGTATACCAACGAAGCTATTGCTGCACTCATTCCAAAAACACCGGAAATATTGGATTCCTACCTTTTCGCCTTATTCTCCAGCGGAATGATCGATTTGCAAAATACGGGAAACAAAGCATTCGGCAAGAGCCTGAATAGCGCTTATCTTCGTTCGGAGGTAAGCATTCCAGTCCCGCCTAAAGATATTCAAGAAACAATCGTCCACGCCTTCCAAATAATTGATGAGGAATATCAGAACACGCGGATGACGATCGAGGACTATCGCGCCAAGATCGAGAAACTTTTTGCCGACCTTGAAGTGATCCGGGGGGGCAAACCCTAA
- a CDS encoding IS3 family transposase has protein sequence MPDVNVISRSLRTLARIPNRLQRNFGVSQPGKCLVTDITQIKWGRTWYYLSPLTDLFNNEVVAWRLSTSPDSTLVTGMVRDYSQKHSLQDVIIHSDQGSQYFSEDYRKLLGTLGVRQSMSRKGNCLDNSPAESFFARLKTEVDLSRGARSGHASLQRIISEYIHWWNTQRIVSRLHIRETKL, from the coding sequence ATCCCAGACGTAAACGTTATAAGTCGTTCGCTTCGAACACTTGCTCGTATTCCCAACCGGTTACAACGTAACTTTGGTGTTTCGCAACCCGGTAAGTGCTTGGTCACGGATATTACACAGATCAAGTGGGGTCGAACCTGGTATTACCTGTCACCTTTAACTGATCTGTTTAATAACGAAGTGGTGGCATGGCGCTTGTCCACCTCGCCAGATTCAACCCTTGTCACAGGGATGGTGCGCGACTATAGTCAAAAGCACAGCTTGCAAGACGTTATTATTCATAGTGATCAGGGAAGTCAATACTTCTCAGAAGACTACCGCAAGCTCTTAGGAACTTTGGGAGTACGACAGTCCATGTCGAGGAAAGGAAACTGTCTGGACAACTCGCCAGCAGAATCCTTCTTTGCTCGACTAAAAACTGAAGTCGACCTCTCCAGGGGCGCACGTAGCGGACATGCAAGTCTTCAACGAATCATCAGTGAATATATCCACTGGTGGAACACCCAACGAATCGTAAGTAGGCTGCACATCAGAGAAACTAAACTATAG
- a CDS encoding IS3 family transposase: MVKAGREISQWGQWLAEVRQHIEAAKQEASSERARVDLDALHVEILEKSCALREENDTWQAFLIRLVTTLKARYRVSRLCQIVGLARSTYYWVLKNAGRIDTNLELVKQAYAYAHGRYGYRRLTDLIRRGFQGHEGRCMNHKKVARLMRQAGLYGMHPRRKRYKSFASNTCSYSQPVTT; this comes from the coding sequence ATGGTGAAAGCGGGTAGAGAGATCAGCCAGTGGGGTCAGTGGTTGGCTGAAGTTCGCCAGCATATCGAAGCTGCCAAGCAGGAAGCTAGCAGTGAGCGGGCCCGTGTGGATCTTGATGCGTTGCACGTGGAGATCTTGGAAAAATCTTGCGCTTTGAGGGAGGAGAATGACACGTGGCAGGCATTCTTGATCCGCTTGGTCACAACCCTTAAAGCCCGCTATCGAGTATCAAGACTCTGCCAGATTGTTGGGCTTGCCCGGTCAACATACTATTGGGTGTTGAAAAATGCTGGCCGGATAGATACTAATCTAGAGCTGGTGAAGCAAGCATATGCGTATGCTCATGGAAGGTATGGGTATCGACGCCTGACTGATCTGATACGCCGTGGTTTTCAGGGCCATGAAGGACGGTGTATGAACCATAAGAAGGTTGCCCGCTTGATGCGCCAAGCAGGGCTATACGGAATGCATCCCAGACGTAAACGTTATAAGTCGTTCGCTTCGAACACTTGCTCGTATTCCCAACCGGTTACAACGTAA
- a CDS encoding histidine kinase dimerization/phospho-acceptor domain-containing protein has protein sequence MLMAILLVTLTTLCGISTVMCLWTYRLLRKTRQQNATLQQRVLSNLVCPAYLSHEIRTPLTVINGASEILTTGDLGPISSEMNPCSWTVLM, from the coding sequence ATGCTCATGGCCATACTATTGGTCACATTGACGACACTGTGCGGCATCAGCACAGTCATGTGTTTATGGACGTACCGTTTGCTACGCAAAACACGGCAACAAAACGCCACTCTACAGCAGCGCGTCTTATCCAACCTTGTTTGCCCAGCATATCTTTCTCACGAAATCCGAACTCCATTGACAGTTATCAATGGCGCCTCGGAGATCCTGACGACTGGGGATTTGGGTCCAATCAGTTCTGAGATGAACCCTTGTAGTTGGACAGTTCTGATGTGA
- a CDS encoding NAD(P)-dependent oxidoreductase yields MTIIISSPNKIVRDVLEKFNSDVEIVDWDLRGPAPVKKIDMVVTPLVDGNPEYRFLEDVDFTYLQCSTLGYEAVLPYLGDHHILANAKTVHETSTAELTLTLTLAMQRQVPRSVKSQAAGTWDTFYSHGLADKRVVLIGVGGVGTAIAQRLAPFEVDLVRVGRTERDDADGHIFATSQLPQLLPDADIVIVIVPATDETRALVDDEFLSLLKDDALVVNMARGVVADTDAMVKHADRLRFAFDVVDPEPLPAGHVLYTHPNVLISAHNGGYSQALAPRLERLIERQVRHLFAGEELENIIRR; encoded by the coding sequence ATGACTATTATTATTTCTTCACCGAACAAGATCGTTCGAGATGTTTTAGAAAAATTTAATTCCGATGTTGAGATCGTCGATTGGGATCTTCGCGGTCCGGCACCGGTGAAGAAAATCGACATGGTTGTGACCCCGTTGGTTGATGGTAATCCTGAGTATCGTTTCCTTGAAGACGTCGACTTCACCTATCTGCAATGCTCAACCCTCGGATACGAGGCAGTGTTGCCGTATCTTGGCGACCACCATATTTTAGCGAACGCAAAAACTGTGCATGAAACGTCTACGGCAGAACTCACCCTTACGCTCACCCTTGCGATGCAACGCCAGGTTCCGCGTTCGGTAAAGTCCCAAGCGGCTGGCACATGGGATACCTTCTATTCGCATGGTCTTGCCGATAAGCGAGTAGTCTTGATAGGCGTGGGCGGTGTAGGAACTGCGATCGCGCAACGCTTAGCACCTTTCGAGGTCGATCTGGTTCGCGTTGGGCGCACTGAACGTGACGACGCCGATGGCCATATTTTCGCCACCTCCCAGCTTCCGCAATTATTACCGGATGCCGATATTGTTATTGTGATCGTTCCGGCAACTGACGAGACACGTGCCTTAGTTGATGACGAATTTTTAAGCTTGCTCAAAGACGATGCGTTGGTTGTCAATATGGCCCGTGGCGTGGTTGCTGATACCGATGCGATGGTCAAGCATGCAGACCGGTTACGTTTCGCGTTCGACGTCGTTGATCCCGAACCTTTACCTGCTGGCCATGTGCTCTACACTCATCCCAACGTACTTATCTCAGCACACAACGGTGGATATTCGCAGGCTTTAGCACCACGCCTTGAGCGGTTGATTGAACGCCAAGTTCGCCACCTGTTCGCTGGTGAAGAACTCGAAAACATAATTCGACGTTAA